A section of the Alligator mississippiensis isolate rAllMis1 chromosome 8, rAllMis1, whole genome shotgun sequence genome encodes:
- the PCTP gene encoding phosphatidylcholine transfer protein isoform X3 produces the protein MDLDYRKQWDQYVKELYEKTDDDGKKVIYWEVKYPFPLSNRDYVYVRERREMDVNGRKVWIVLAKSVCVPQCPEKPGIIRVKSYEQTLVIESDGESGSKVYMYYFDNPGGMIPSWLVNWAAKSGVPAFLKDMQKACLAYHKET, from the exons ATGGATTTGGACTACAGAAAGCAATGGGATCAGTATGTTAAAG AGCTCTATGAGAAGACAGATGATGATGGTAAGAAAGTAATCTACTGGGAAGTGAAGTACCCTTTCCCTCTCTCAAACAGAGAT TATGTGTATGTTCGTGAACGACGAGAAATGGATGTCAATGGGCGGAAGGTTTGGATTGTACTGGCCAAAAGTGTATGTGTTCCTCAGTGCCCAGAAAAGCCTGGCATTATCAGAGTGAAGAGTTATGAACAAACCCTAGTGATCGAGAGTGATGGCGAAAGCGGATCCAAAG TTTATATGTATTACTTCGATAATCCTGGTGGTATGATTCCGTCATGGCTTGTCAACTGGGCAGCCAAG agtGGAGTACCTGCTTTCTTGAAAGATATGCAGAAGGCTTGCCTTGCTTATCACAAAGAAACATAA